Within the Ornithinimicrobium humiphilum genome, the region GTGAGGTCGCCCTTGACGTCGGAGAGGAAGACGGGGACCCCGGCGTCGGAGAGCTGCTCGGCGAGCACCTGGAGCGTCACGGTCTTGCCGGTGCCGGTCGCGCCGGCCACCAGGCCGTGGCGGTTCATCGAGCCGAGCGGCAACCGCACCGGCGCGTCGGACACGATCTGGCCCTGGTCGTCGACCGCAGCCCCGAGCAGGATGCTCGGCTCGGTGAAGGCGTAGCCCTCGCGGATGAGGTCGATCTGGCTGCTGGCGCTCTGCTCGCTCACACCCGCAGACTCTAGACTGCGCCGCATGATCTTCAAGGGAGTAGGTGACGGACGCCCCTACCCCCCTCACGGGCTGGACGAGGCGCGGGACTGGGCGCACCTTCCCCCGCGCATGCTCCGGCTCGACGAGCTGGTCACCACGCGGGCCGAGCTCGACCTGCACGTGCTGCTCTCCCCCGACTCCACCTTCTACGGCGACATCTTCTGCCACGTGGTCAAGTGGGAGAACACGCTCTACCTCGAGGACGGCCTCCACCGGGCCCTCCGCGCCGCCCTGCAGGGCCGGCCCGTCGTCCACGGGCGTGTCCTCGACCTCGACGCCCCCGGCGCTCGCTAGCCTCTGACGCCGGAAAGGAGACCGTCTGTGGGATACGTGCGCACGGCCGGCATGTCCACCGCTGCCCGACGGGCGCGCCGGCGGGCGGCCCTGGTCATCGTCGCCGTGCTGCTCGGCCTGCTGCTGGTCTTCGGGTTCGCCCTGGCCTACATGCAGGGCTGGGTCACGCTGCCCGGCGGCGACCGCGGCGGCGACGAGGCGACGGCCACGTCCGCCCCGCCCGTGGCGACCGTCACCCCGGCCGAGGTCAGCGTCAACGTCTTCAACGCCGGGGGCATCCCGGGCGCCGCCGGACGGGCCGGCGAGGCCCTGCGGGCCCGAGGCTTCGCCGTCGCGACGGTCGCCAACGACCCTGAGGGGGCCGACGTGCCCGGCATCGCGATCCTGCGGCACGGCCCCACCGGCATCGAGGAGGCCCAGCTGCTGCAGGCCTCGCTGCCCGAGGGCGTGGAGCTGGTGGCGGACACCCGGTCCTCCTCCAGCGTCGACCTGGTGCTGGGCGAGCAGTGGGAGGACCTGCCCGCCCCCGACGCCGCCGCCACCGAGGAGGGCTGAGCGAGATGGCGCACGAGGTCACCCTGACCCGGCGGATCGCCGCACCGCGCGAGGTGGTGTGGGAGGTCCTCACCGACCTGGACCACGCGGCGCGTCGCCTGTCCCAGGTCACCGAACTGCAGGTGCTCACCGACGGCCCCTACGCCCTCGGCACCCGCTGGCGCGAGACGCGGCGCATGATGGGCGCCTCGGACACGCAGGAGATGGTCGTCGTCGAGAACGACCCGCTGCGCCGCACCGTCGTCGAGGCGGTGGACGCCAGCACGACCTACCGGACGGTCTACACGCTGGAGTCCCTCGAGGAGACGGGTGACACCCTGCTCACCCTGCACTTCGGCGCCGAGGTGGCCGACCCCACGCGGCTGCAGCGCCTCGCGCTCAGCGTGGTCGGGCCGCTCGGGCTCAAGCTCACCGAGAAGTCGCTGCGCACCGAGCTCGACGACATCGCGCGCGCGGCCGAGCAGCTGCACCGCGGCTGACGCGGGGGCGCGGGTCAGCGCTGACCCGCCCTCGCCCGGCGCCGCAGCCCCTCGACCTGGCCGCGCAGGCTCTCGACCTGACCGGCGAGCCGCCGGTTCTCGTCCTGCAGGGCCAGGATGCGTGCGACGCCGGCGATGTTGACCCCCGCGTCGAGCAGGCCGGCGATCTCCCGCAGGCGCTCGAGGTCGTTGGTGCTGTAGCGACGTGTGCCGCCGGGCGTGCGGTCCGGCTCGAGCAGGCCGTGCGCCTCGTAGAGCCGCAGCGACGGGGCGGCGAGCCCCACGAGCTCGGCCGCCACGGAGATGCCGTAGACGCCGCGATCGGCGTCGTGCACCCGGTCCGCCATCGTCACCGCACCTCCTTCCTTCACCCTTGCGCCCTGTGGCGGACGCCACGTCGAGCGTGGCGCCCATGACTTGAATCTTACGCCGATTAGAGTTATAAAATCTGTAGCGACGGATGCAGATTAGCAGCCGTCAGCACGAGAGGTTGATATCGAGAAGAGAGGAGCTGGTCATGACCTCGATGCTGATGCGTACCGACCCGTTCCGGGAGCTCGACCGACTGTCGCAGCAGATGTTCGCCGGTGTCCGCGGAACCCTCGCCCGCCCGTCGGTGATGCCGATGGACGCCTGGCGCGACGGTGACACCTTCCGCGTGGAGTTCGACCTCCCCGGCGTCCGCCCCGAGTCGATCGACGTGGACGTCGAGCGCAACGTCGTCACCGTGCGTGCCGAGCGCCCCGGCTTCGACGAGGACCGCGAGATGGTGGCCTCCGAGCGCACCCGCGGCGTCTTCAGCCGCCAGCTGATGCTGGGCGAGAACCTCGACACCGACCGGATCGAGGCGACCTACGACGCCGGTGTGCTGTCGCTGAGCATCCCGGTCGCCGAGCAGGCCAGGCCGCGCAGGATCACCGTCACCACGGGGACCGGCGGCTCGACCGTGCAGGGCCTGACCACCGGTGCCGAGGACAGCACCATCCAGGGCTCCACGGTGGAGCAGGAGCACCGCGAGCTGGTCAACGCCTGATCCGACCCCGAGGCGGTCGACGTGACGCTCGCTCCCGCAGCACCTCCTGACCGGGGCACGGTCCGTGGTGACGAGGACCTGGCCTTCTGGGACCTCGTGTGCCACGACGAGGACTGGCTGCGTGCCGAGTTCGACGCGATCGTCTCGGACTGGGACCCGGACCGGGGCGCCTCCGCGGCGCCCCCGGTCCTCCCCCGGCCGCGTCTCCCGTCCCGTGGGGCGCGGCCGGCGCGGGAGGACACCCTTCCCCGCGCCCTCGGGGCCCCGGTCCGACCTCCGGCCCGGGAACGGTCCCCGCCCCCCCTCCGATCCGGGACCCCGGTCCCGGATCCCCCCGTATCTCGGCCCCGCCGGACGGCGTGCACCCCGTGTCGCGCGCGTCCACCGGCCCGTGGGTCGGCTCGCCCACGGGGCCCGGGACGCGCCCTGGGCTGCGGTGCACGTCGCGCCCCGGCGAGGAGCCGCGCGCGTCCGGCCACGGCGGCACACCGCAGGCCCGCGCCACCTCCCCGCGTGCGCGCCGGAGGAGAGCCGGTCGACCGTGACCGTCCGCCCGAGCCCGACCGGCCCCCGGCGCCCCGGGGAGGCGCGGCCGGGAGCAGGAGCCGCCAGCCCTGCGGACGCACCGACACGGACGGGGCCGCGCGAGGGACTCCCCCTCGTGCGGCCCCTCGGCATACCCTCCAGGTATGCACCGCTTCGAGCCACCGCCGCTGCCGGGTCAGCAGGGTCAGGCCCCCGGCCAGGGGTCGACCCCCGGCTACGGCCTGGGGTCCCAGGCTCCGTGGGGACTGCCCGCCACGACCGCGCACCCGCGGGGCACGCTCGTGCTGATCCTCGGGATCCTCTCCGTCGCCCTGGCACCGATCCTCGGACCGTTCGCCTGGGCGATGTCACGGACCGCCCTCAAGGAGGCCGACGCCTCCGCCCTGCCGGTCAGCAACCGCGCGCAGCTGCAGGCCGGGCTCGCGCTCGGCATCATCGGCACGGCGTTCCTGGCCCTCGGCATCCTCTCCGTGATGGTCCTGCTCGTCTTCGCCATCGGTGTCGCCGGCGCGGCCTCGATGGGCTGAGCCCGCGTCAGTGAAGGTCGGCGCACCGGTCCTGCCGCGCGGGCCCGCCGGCCGGCACCCCCTCGAACCGCTCCGCCGTCCACGCGAGCAGCTCGGCCGTCGCCGGGGAGTCCGCCGCGACGAGCGACAGGTGGTCCCGCCCCGGATAGGTGCGGTAGTCCACCTGCTGCCCCTCGGCGCAGCGCGCCCGCACCCACTCCTGCTGCGCGGCCGGCGCGATCAGGGTGTCGGCCTCTCCCTGCCCGACGAGCAGGGGGACGGAGATCGGGCCGGGCGGCACGTTCTCGGCCAGCCGGCGCCCGAACGGGCCGGAGGTCGGGTCGCGGTCCCAGACCGGGCGGTCCAGCAGCAGCGCCTGGCCGGCCGAGACCAGCACCCCGCGCTCGGACAGGCACCGCTGCGCCATCTCCCGCACCAGCAGCTGGGCCCCCGGGCGCACGTAGTCCCCGAGCCGCACGTCGTCGTAGACGGAGGCGTAGGCCTGCACCACGTAGACGGCGAAGAGCGCCCCGACCGCGGACTCCTCGATGACCTGGACGAGGGCCTCGAGGTTGCTCGCCGGCGCCAGGGCGGCGACGCCGTCGAGGCGCAGCTCCGGCGCGTAGGTCGGCGCCAGGGCCCCGGTCCACAGGGCGGCGTGCCCGCCCTGGGAGTGGCCCCACACCACGGTGCGGTCGTCGAGCGTCACGCCGTCCGGCATCTCGTCGGCGACCTCGCGGGCGGCGCGGAGCGCGTCGAGCACCGACCGCCCCTCCCCCTGCCCGATGACGTAGGGGTGGGGCGACTCCGTGCCCAGCCCGACGTAGTCGCTCGCGACGAGCGCCCAGCCGCGGTCGACCACGTCCTCGAGGGCGAAGAGCGCGCCCGCCTCGAAGGGCTCGTCGAGCACCGACGGGGCGCAGCCGGGGGCCCACCCCGTCGTCCCGTGCGCCCACGCGACGACGGGTGCCGGGCCGTCCGCGCCGGTCGGCACGACCACCAGTCCGCTGGCGACGGCGGGTATGCCGTCGTCCCGAGTCGTCGTGTAGAGGATCCGCCAGGCCCGCGCCCCGGCCGGGACCTTCCGGTCGAAGGGCTCGGCGCGCAGGAGGCGCCCCGGCTCGGCGGGCACCTCCGCGGGGACGGCGTAGAAGCCGTCGGGCTGCGGGTGGCCCCGCTGCACCAGGACGCCGACGGTCGCGAGCAGCAGCGCGCCGACGACCGCGAGGACCGCACCGGTGAGGCGGCGGGCGGGTCGGGCGGCGCCAGGAGGGCCAGCGGTCCGCCGCCGCACCAACCGGAACCCCTGCACGACCAGACGCACGCCGAAGGCCACAGCCAGCACGAGCAGCGTGACGTCGCGCCAGAGCAGCGCGAGGACCCCGACGACGACGAGTGCTCCTGAGCCGAGGAGGGTGGCCCAACGGTCCGCGCCCCTTGACCGCCAGCCCTGAGCCAGCCCCAGGGAACCGTCGACCACGAGCGTCGCGGCCACGACCAGGGTGAGCACCCCCAGTCCCGGCCCCGGCCACAGCAGCAGCGCGAGCGCGGCGACGAGCTGGACCAGGCCCCGCAGCACGCCCCACGGGCGCCGGCCGCGCAGCAGGTCGCCCACGCCGGAGAGCACGAGGGCGCCGACGAGCAGCACGAAGAGCACCGCGAGCGACCGGAAGGGTCGCAGCGCGAGCACGGTCCCGGTCGCGACGAGCAGCACCCCGACGAGCACCCGCACGGCGGGGGGCCACCGGTCGGGGACGGCCCGCAGCCAGCCACGACTGCGACGCGCGCCCACGGGACCCTCTGCACTTTCCACGGTCAGACTCTAGGGAGTGCCCGTCCGCCGGCGCCGTGCACGTCCGCAGACGCAGAGGTGCCCGGTGACCATCGGCCACCGGGCACCCCTGGTGTCACGGGACGGTGTCACCCTCGGGCGAGGGTGTCAGCCTGCGGTTCAGCTCTTCGCAGCCAGGGCCTTGATCGCCTTGACGACGTCGGAGCCCGCCGGGAGGCCCGACTTCTTCACCGCGTTGTCGAACTGGGCCTTGACGGCGTTGCCGTTCGCACCCTTGCCCTTGACGTGCTCGGCCTGGTCGACGTGCTTGCGCACCTCGGTGAGGGCCTTGCCCGAGAGGTCGCCGCTGCGCTCGGCCTGGTCGACGTAGGACCGGACCACAGCGAAGCTCGGGGCGTGGGTGATCCGCGGCTGGGCCTGGGCGTTGAACTGCTCGAACCGGACCTCGGAGGCCGCCTCGATCTCGTTGGCGCTCAGGAACGCGCTCGGGGTCAGCGCGAGGCTGTCGAAGCCGCGCTGGATCTCGCTGCCGTAGGCGTGGCCGTTGTACCAGTAGGTCGACCAGTACCCGCCCAGGATGAGGCTGGTCGGGCTGTTCGGGCCGCGGTCGAAGAAGGCGATCTCGACCGGGTTGGCGCTGTCGGTGAAGTCGAAGACCGACGTCCCGCCCTGGTACCAGGCCTGGACCATGATGTCGCGGCCGGGGACCGGGACCAGCGAGCCGTTGTGCGCCACGCAGTTCTCCTGGGCCGTCTGCGGCACCGGCAGCTTGTAGTAGCTGCGGAACTCGAGCTTGCCGTCGACGATGTCGAAGATCGCGTTGGCGCCCCAGTCCATCCGGTCCTGCTCGCGGCAGCGAGCGCCGCTGCCGCCGCCCCACTCGTCGGTGAAGACGACCTTGGTGCCGTCGTTGTTGAAGGTGGCCGAGTGCCAGTAGGCGAAGTTGGGGTCGATCACGGCGTCGACGCGCTTCGGGTTGGTGGGGTCGCTGATGTCGATCAGGATCCCGTTGCCCTCGCAGGCGCCGGCGGCCAGCCCGATCTCGGGATAGGCCGTGATGTCGTGGCAGGCGTCGGTCGCCGAGGTGCTCTGCGTGCCCGGGCCGTGGGTGCCGCCGGGCCACAGGCCCGCCGGGCTGCCGGTCGCGGCGTCGGTGAACAGCCGAGCCTTGTTGACGACCGCCGCGTTCTGCGGGGCGTTCAGCGGCACCTTGATGACCTCGACGAGGAAGCGCGACCCGAGGATCGGGTTGCCGTCGGCGTCGAGCTGCGACTCGAGGGTGTTGCCGTTGACGTTGGTGCAGCCACCGGGGACGTTGGGGCTCGTCGTGCGCGCCCCACCGGTGCCCGAGACGTAGACGTAGACGTTCTGCGCGTCGTCCGGGTCCTCGACGACGGTGTGGGTGTGCGAGCCGCGGCAGGTCTGGACGGCCTGGACCTGCACGGGGTTGGCGATGTCGCTGATGTCGAAGATCCGCACCCCGCGGAAGTTCTGCGGGTCGTTGGTCGGCGTGCTGGAGGCGGTGCCGCAGTCGAGGCGGCCGGGGGCCGACTCGACCGACATGAACAGCAGGTCGCCGTAGACCGAGACGTCGCCCTGGCCTCCCGGGCAGACGTAGCTCAGCGTGCGCGCGGGGGCGGCCGGGTCGCTGATGTCGTAGATCTCGAACCCGAAGTAGTTGCCCTGGATCGCGTAGTCACCCGTGAAGGCGAGGTCCGAGCTGTATGCGGTCGAGCCCGCGAAGTCGCCCTGCTTGGGCGTCGCGGACAGCAGCGCGAGGTTGCTCGCGGCCTGCTCGGCGTCGTGGAGGCCGGCGCCCAACCCGATGCGTGGGTCGGTCTCGTCGGCTCCGGCCGTGGCGGCGCTCATCATCGAGAGCCCGACTGCCATCGCGCCGACGGCGGCGAGCGTGCGGGTGCGCCACGGGGACTTCTGGAGTGGTCGTGTCATGCGGGTATCGCCCTTCGGATCATCGTTGATCGGGTGGTCGTGCCCTGCACGGGCGGAGGCGCACCCAGCGACCCCTCAGGGGGTTGCTCGATGCACTCCCCCCGCCGGTATGCAGTTGTGCAGTCTGAACGTAACGGTGATCACAGTCCTCGCGCCAGGGGCAG harbors:
- a CDS encoding type II toxin-antitoxin system VapB family antitoxin, coding for MIFKGVGDGRPYPPHGLDEARDWAHLPPRMLRLDELVTTRAELDLHVLLSPDSTFYGDIFCHVVKWENTLYLEDGLHRALRAALQGRPVVHGRVLDLDAPGAR
- a CDS encoding LytR C-terminal domain-containing protein, encoding MGYVRTAGMSTAARRARRRAALVIVAVLLGLLLVFGFALAYMQGWVTLPGGDRGGDEATATSAPPVATVTPAEVSVNVFNAGGIPGAAGRAGEALRARGFAVATVANDPEGADVPGIAILRHGPTGIEEAQLLQASLPEGVELVADTRSSSSVDLVLGEQWEDLPAPDAAATEEG
- a CDS encoding SRPBCC family protein — encoded protein: MAHEVTLTRRIAAPREVVWEVLTDLDHAARRLSQVTELQVLTDGPYALGTRWRETRRMMGASDTQEMVVVENDPLRRTVVEAVDASTTYRTVYTLESLEETGDTLLTLHFGAEVADPTRLQRLALSVVGPLGLKLTEKSLRTELDDIARAAEQLHRG
- a CDS encoding MerR family transcriptional regulator translates to MADRVHDADRGVYGISVAAELVGLAAPSLRLYEAHGLLEPDRTPGGTRRYSTNDLERLREIAGLLDAGVNIAGVARILALQDENRRLAGQVESLRGQVEGLRRRARAGQR
- a CDS encoding LVIVD repeat-containing protein; this translates as MTRPLQKSPWRTRTLAAVGAMAVGLSMMSAATAGADETDPRIGLGAGLHDAEQAASNLALLSATPKQGDFAGSTAYSSDLAFTGDYAIQGNYFGFEIYDISDPAAPARTLSYVCPGGQGDVSVYGDLLFMSVESAPGRLDCGTASSTPTNDPQNFRGVRIFDISDIANPVQVQAVQTCRGSHTHTVVEDPDDAQNVYVYVSGTGGARTTSPNVPGGCTNVNGNTLESQLDADGNPILGSRFLVEVIKVPLNAPQNAAVVNKARLFTDAATGSPAGLWPGGTHGPGTQSTSATDACHDITAYPEIGLAAGACEGNGILIDISDPTNPKRVDAVIDPNFAYWHSATFNNDGTKVVFTDEWGGGSGARCREQDRMDWGANAIFDIVDGKLEFRSYYKLPVPQTAQENCVAHNGSLVPVPGRDIMVQAWYQGGTSVFDFTDSANPVEIAFFDRGPNSPTSLILGGYWSTYWYNGHAYGSEIQRGFDSLALTPSAFLSANEIEAASEVRFEQFNAQAQPRITHAPSFAVVRSYVDQAERSGDLSGKALTEVRKHVDQAEHVKGKGANGNAVKAQFDNAVKKSGLPAGSDVVKAIKALAAKS
- a CDS encoding lipase family protein, yielding MESAEGPVGARRSRGWLRAVPDRWPPAVRVLVGVLLVATGTVLALRPFRSLAVLFVLLVGALVLSGVGDLLRGRRPWGVLRGLVQLVAALALLLWPGPGLGVLTLVVAATLVVDGSLGLAQGWRSRGADRWATLLGSGALVVVGVLALLWRDVTLLVLAVAFGVRLVVQGFRLVRRRTAGPPGAARPARRLTGAVLAVVGALLLATVGVLVQRGHPQPDGFYAVPAEVPAEPGRLLRAEPFDRKVPAGARAWRILYTTTRDDGIPAVASGLVVVPTGADGPAPVVAWAHGTTGWAPGCAPSVLDEPFEAGALFALEDVVDRGWALVASDYVGLGTESPHPYVIGQGEGRSVLDALRAAREVADEMPDGVTLDDRTVVWGHSQGGHAALWTGALAPTYAPELRLDGVAALAPASNLEALVQVIEESAVGALFAVYVVQAYASVYDDVRLGDYVRPGAQLLVREMAQRCLSERGVLVSAGQALLLDRPVWDRDPTSGPFGRRLAENVPPGPISVPLLVGQGEADTLIAPAAQQEWVRARCAEGQQVDYRTYPGRDHLSLVAADSPATAELLAWTAERFEGVPAGGPARQDRCADLH
- a CDS encoding Hsp20/alpha crystallin family protein, which translates into the protein MLMRTDPFRELDRLSQQMFAGVRGTLARPSVMPMDAWRDGDTFRVEFDLPGVRPESIDVDVERNVVTVRAERPGFDEDREMVASERTRGVFSRQLMLGENLDTDRIEATYDAGVLSLSIPVAEQARPRRITVTTGTGGSTVQGLTTGAEDSTIQGSTVEQEHRELVNA